In Bacillus sp. KH172YL63, one genomic interval encodes:
- a CDS encoding M14 family metallopeptidase: protein MKKPLRFLMIAGIIGVLIEWVIPYSLLQLAKPDKEDETGYYIGSYEESKNRFSTYEEELRKIWKDTRSNEYPVGDTGLAIDVLTSEANQEKENLLIFTTGVHGIEGYVGSAMLDVFKNEYVQSIDPDTTGVIFVHSVNPWGMKNERRYNEENVDLNRNFIEDWDEFNLASNKDYIDLADFFQRDEKYGNMTLEEIGFYSSVGYTALSSGTDKIEQALLTGQYSHPEGVYYGGAQDEPSTIILKGLYEDWLKSDYENIVHIDLHTGYGPKYQMSIFSSSNETMTEKEAEKAFQYPLVFTPESEGFYVTKGDNTEYFHQLAKKVAPEKQAYSTTFEFGTLGDGTLAGIQSLHNTIDENQVYWNGSSRNISEQIVHERYKEMFYPSEAKWRKKAVEDFRAAVEGVLGNKGILHTN from the coding sequence GTGAAAAAACCGCTTCGTTTTTTAATGATTGCGGGAATCATAGGCGTATTGATTGAATGGGTGATCCCTTATTCTCTCTTACAACTCGCAAAGCCGGACAAAGAGGATGAAACGGGCTATTATATTGGAAGTTACGAAGAATCAAAGAACCGTTTTTCCACATATGAAGAAGAGCTCAGGAAAATTTGGAAAGATACCCGTTCGAACGAATACCCAGTTGGGGACACAGGGCTCGCCATCGACGTCCTGACTAGTGAAGCCAATCAAGAAAAAGAGAATTTACTTATCTTCACAACCGGCGTTCACGGGATAGAGGGCTATGTTGGTTCCGCCATGCTGGACGTTTTTAAAAACGAATATGTTCAAAGCATTGATCCTGATACAACAGGAGTCATTTTCGTCCACTCTGTAAACCCATGGGGAATGAAAAACGAAAGGAGATATAACGAAGAAAATGTCGACCTGAACCGTAACTTCATTGAAGACTGGGACGAATTCAACCTTGCTTCCAACAAAGACTATATTGACCTGGCAGACTTCTTTCAAAGGGATGAAAAATACGGGAACATGACACTTGAAGAGATCGGATTCTACTCAAGTGTGGGCTATACCGCTTTAAGCTCAGGAACGGACAAAATTGAACAGGCGTTATTAACCGGTCAATACTCTCATCCTGAAGGGGTTTACTATGGAGGCGCCCAGGATGAACCGAGTACCATCATCTTAAAAGGCTTATACGAAGACTGGCTCAAGAGCGACTATGAAAACATTGTCCATATCGACCTCCATACCGGTTATGGTCCGAAATATCAAATGAGCATCTTCAGTTCAAGCAATGAAACGATGACGGAAAAAGAAGCTGAAAAAGCGTTTCAATATCCGCTCGTCTTCACACCAGAGTCGGAAGGCTTCTATGTCACCAAAGGAGATAATACAGAATACTTCCATCAGCTTGCTAAAAAGGTTGCCCCGGAAAAACAAGCCTACTCGACGACTTTTGAATTCGGGACACTCGGGGACGGCACTCTCGCGGGAATCCAGTCCCTCCACAATACAATTGATGAAAATCAAGTGTACTGGAATGGCTCTAGCAGAAACATCTCTGAACAAATCGTCCATGAGCGATATAAAGAAATGTTCTACCCATCAGAAGCGAAATGGAGAAAGAAAGCGGTTGAAGACTTCAGGGCCGCTGTCGAAGGCGTGTTGGGGAATAAAGGGATACTGCATACGAATTGA
- a CDS encoding methyl-accepting chemotaxis protein: protein MIQKLDETAQEASIVETYTSKVISVADTSKKALSQSIKQIERVKDSSSKSKETVQTLDQKINEISMVLASIYQIAEQTNLLALNAAIEAARAGEQGKGFAVVAGEVRKLAEESSRSSSLIQDLLKDVMDSKNEVLRTLENTDHVIDDNVSAIEETTGHFDELTSLQDGMKTKLFGIISSIESLSTDSKRLTESMSTLKYKHMTNDQNISEIASAIEQVSATFQEIGATVENVHQRAEHLNELKVTSEKSF, encoded by the coding sequence ATGATTCAAAAGCTGGATGAAACAGCTCAAGAGGCAAGTATCGTCGAAACTTATACGTCAAAGGTGATCAGTGTAGCTGACACGAGCAAGAAAGCCTTATCCCAGTCAATCAAACAAATCGAACGGGTAAAGGACTCTTCATCCAAAAGCAAAGAAACCGTCCAGACCCTGGATCAAAAAATCAATGAAATCAGCATGGTCTTAGCTTCCATCTATCAAATCGCCGAACAAACGAACCTGCTTGCACTCAACGCTGCAATTGAAGCGGCAAGGGCAGGGGAGCAAGGAAAAGGCTTTGCCGTTGTAGCAGGCGAAGTCCGGAAGCTCGCCGAAGAATCGAGCCGTTCTTCTTCCCTTATACAGGACCTATTAAAAGACGTGATGGATTCTAAAAACGAAGTGTTACGCACATTAGAGAATACCGATCACGTCATTGACGACAACGTATCGGCCATCGAGGAAACGACCGGTCATTTTGACGAACTGACCAGCTTGCAAGATGGAATGAAAACGAAACTGTTCGGCATTATTTCTTCCATCGAGTCTTTATCCACAGACAGCAAGAGATTGACAGAATCAATGTCCACACTGAAATACAAACATATGACCAACGATCAAAACATTTCTGAAATCGCCTCAGCCATCGAGCAGGTATCAGCGACATTCCAGGAAATCGGAGCCACAGTGGAAAACGTCCACCAGAGGGCAGAGCACTTAAATGAGCTGAAAGTGACAAGTGAAAAATCTTTTTGA
- a CDS encoding LacI family DNA-binding transcriptional regulator, whose translation MTTIKDIARVAGVSVTTVSRALNGYSDVNEDTRKKISQVAKDLNYSPNSIARSLVMKRSKTIGLLVSGFTKESVKDNFIVEVMAGINDFLSGSDYDLVLFNTNSSKQREKTYTQLCKERRVDGVIIQGIRTDDPYLQEVVESDIPCVLIDIPLESENVSHVTTDNAMGAERAVEHLIRNGHTKIGMINGHEYAFVSQQRLEGFKKALREAQLVINPDYIVNGEFTEESGKDEARALLSAHPEITALFCASDLMAIGAMSAAKEMNLHIPDQLSVIGYDDILLASYVSPALTTIQQNKFALGFEGARLLLDLLSNAPKSHRMILETQLIERESTKHIEK comes from the coding sequence TTGACAACGATTAAAGATATTGCAAGAGTTGCCGGTGTATCCGTTACGACGGTGTCAAGGGCATTGAATGGTTATTCTGATGTAAATGAAGACACAAGGAAGAAGATCAGCCAGGTGGCAAAAGACTTGAATTATAGTCCGAATTCGATTGCCCGGAGCCTGGTGATGAAGAGGTCCAAAACGATTGGTCTGCTGGTTTCCGGATTCACGAAGGAAAGTGTGAAGGATAATTTCATCGTAGAGGTGATGGCGGGGATTAATGATTTCCTTTCCGGTTCTGATTATGACCTCGTGTTGTTCAACACAAATTCATCCAAGCAGCGGGAAAAGACGTACACTCAGCTTTGTAAAGAGCGCAGGGTGGATGGGGTGATCATTCAAGGGATCAGAACGGATGATCCTTATTTACAAGAGGTGGTTGAAAGCGATATCCCATGTGTGTTGATTGATATTCCTCTAGAATCTGAGAATGTCAGTCATGTGACGACGGATAATGCAATGGGGGCAGAAAGGGCGGTCGAGCATTTAATCCGGAATGGTCATACCAAGATTGGCATGATCAATGGTCATGAATATGCCTTTGTCAGCCAGCAGCGTCTGGAAGGGTTTAAAAAAGCGTTAAGGGAAGCACAGTTGGTGATAAATCCTGACTACATTGTGAATGGAGAGTTCACAGAAGAAAGCGGCAAAGATGAAGCACGGGCTTTGCTCTCTGCCCATCCAGAGATTACGGCCTTATTTTGTGCGAGTGATCTTATGGCGATTGGTGCGATGAGTGCAGCCAAAGAGATGAATTTACACATTCCAGATCAGCTGTCGGTCATCGGTTATGATGATATCTTGCTGGCTTCCTATGTAAGCCCGGCACTCACCACGATTCAGCAAAATAAGTTTGCGCTCGGCTTTGAAGGAGCGAGATTATTACTGGACTTATTATCAAACGCTCCTAAATCCCACAGGATGATATTGGAAACGCAGTTGATTGAAAGAGAAAGCACGAAACATATAGAGAAATAA